In Lonchura striata isolate bLonStr1 chromosome 32, bLonStr1.mat, whole genome shotgun sequence, a single window of DNA contains:
- the LOC110479425 gene encoding surfactant protein C — translation MDESSKEALMEEAPPRYTESPRLPCIPHELKSLLLMVALVVVALVVVNVAFLLLGLRLSESHAETVLRMTTHGLDGDGSPQQLAVSKKERSGTFAVRDGHNGSAAVVYDYGKLLVGYRSWRRRACLITRLDKDNLPGLDAVTETFQRRQDEDVGDKAMPLTDRSILGTTINILCSAVPVFWV, via the exons ATGGACGAGAGCTCCAAAGAGGCGCTGATGGAGGAGGCACCTCCG AGGTACACGGAGTCCCCGCGCCTGCCCTGCATCCCCCACGAGCTCAAGAGCCTCTTGTTGATGGTGGCCCTGGTGGTGGTGGCCCTCGTGGTGGTCAACGTCgccttcctcctgctggggctgcgCCTCAGCGAGTCCCACGCCGAGACG GTGTTGCGAATGACCACCCACGGGCTGGATGGCGACGGGAGCCCGCAGCAGCTCGCCGTGAGCAAGAAGGAGCGGAGCGGGACGTTCGCGGTGCGGGACGGGCACAACGGCTCGGCCGCGGTGGTGTACGACTACGGCAAG CTGCTGGTGGGATACAGGTCCTGGCGCCGCCGCGCCTGCCTCATCACCCGCCTGGACAAGGACAACTTGCCGGGGCTGGACGCTGTCACCGAGACCTTCCAGCGCCGGCAG gatGAGGACGTTGGGGACAAGGCCATGCCCCTGACTGACCGCTCCATCCTGGGCACCACCATCAACATCCTCTGCAGCGCCGTGCCCGTGTTCTGGGTgtag
- the LOC144247733 gene encoding uncharacterized protein LOC144247733, giving the protein MESSMKQVVLEEEDPANGCCLSCATCCGKCCARCSMCCARCCTKCSWCCAKCCCLPKCCKCPKCPKCAKCPGCGSCSGCLKKSLCFVPRLLCYLPRKLLSCGRLRCLLIAVVLLVLLVLLIAGALLLRLGAHQVSGCEKLRGLLRAGPAREEDAVTFYLDNGDGNVATVIYDYQNLLVSYRARLHRACFVTRVDKDDIPGLDTVVETFQRRQAEDKISVPLADRSLLGTTAGILCSLLPVYWV; this is encoded by the exons aTGGAGAGCAGCATGAAGCAGGTGGTGCTTGAAGAGGAG GACCCGGCGAACGGCTGCTGCTTGTCCTGCGCCACGTGCTGCGGCAAATGCTGCGCCAGATGCAGCATGTGCTGCGCCAGATGCTGCaccaagtgcagctggtgctgcgccaaatgctgctgcctgcccaagTGCTGCAAGTGCCCCAAGTGCCCCAAGTGTGCCAAGTGCCCCGGCTGCGGCAGCTGCTCCGGCTGCCTCAAGAAGTCCCTGTGCTTCGTCCCTCGGCTGCTCTGCTACCTGCCACGCAAGCTGCTGAGCTGCGGCCGCCTCCGCTGCCTGCTCATCGccgtggtgctgctggtgctgctggtgctcctCATCGCCGGCGCGCTGCTGCTGCGGCTGGGCGCTCACCAGGTGAGTGGGTGTGAGAAGCTccggggtctc CTGCGGGCTGGACCGGCCCGGGAGGAGGACGCGGTCACTTTCTACCTGGATAACGGGGACGGCAACGTGGCCACGGTCATCTACGACTACCAAAAT CTGCTGGTGAGCTACAGAGCCCGGCTGCACCGCGCCTGCTTCGTGACCCGCGTGGACAAGGATGACATCCCGGGGCTGGACACCGTGGTCGAGACCTTCCAGCGCCGCCAG GCTGAGGACAAGATCTCCGTGCCCCTGGCTGACCGCTCCCTCCTGGGCACCACGGCGGGCATCCTGTGCAGCCTCCTCCCCGTTTATTGGGTTTAA